taggtgACGAGCTCCTCTCAGACTCATTCCCCTACAAAGAAATCGAAAATGGAATGCTGTGGGAAGTTGAGGGGAAGGTCAATTTTTCCAGCTCCTCTCAATTACCCCTTTTAAGTGTCTGTATGTCCATTTATACACATTCTTGTTTGTTTGTGGAATAGCCTCTGTTCTTCTTCTGTAGGTTTTTTTGCACTTTTGTGATACATTTGGATAAGCATGTCATGCCTAGATTGTTTGATTATGAACTTTTGGTATTCGATAGCTAGATGAAATTCTGAACTTCGATACTGTTATTGGTGGGATATGAAATATCCCTACAAGCTTAAATATATAGTATTGTTGATTGATGAACAGTGGGTTGTTAAAGGAGCTGTAAATGTAGACATTGGCGCAAACCCTTCTGCTGAAGGtggtgaagaagatgaagggctTGATGATCAGGCTGAGAAGGTGGTTGATATTGTCGACACCTTCCGCCTTCAGGTTATTGCCTTTGGTCAATATCATTCATTTAGCTTTATTCTGGAATCTATAGGTCAAAGCTCTAAAGAAGGGTTTTTGGTTTACCTTTGTAATATCAATTATTAACAGGAACAACCTGCCTTCGACAAGAAGCAATTTGTGACCTTTATGAAGCGTTATATCAAGCAATTGACACCCAAGCTGGATGCCGAGAAGCAAGAGCTCTTCAAGAAGCACATTGAGGGAGCTACCAAGTACTTAATCTCGAAGCTCAGTGACCTACAATTGTAAGTCTCAAGTTTCCATTTATCTATGTTTGATGTAGTTTGTAATTTTATATCATCTCTTGTATGGATGACAATGTTGCCAAATCCTATGGTGAAGACAACTACTTTTCTGGCTTAAATGGACAAAATAGAGAACAGTAATTACAAACCCAAAACTTTGTGCCTCTTTTTATATATTTCCATAAGATTTATCAATTGCCTAGACCCCTCTTGTACATCTCACGGCCAAGTCCCTAGCACACTTTGAATCTTCAAAGCCATGAGCATGTGAATTTTTATCAGATGTATGGAACGAGCTATGTTTGCTGCAATTAGAAATTTATGCATGCATATTTCTGTAATGAGTATGCTATAAACAGTCATCTAAATCATTAAACATGCTAGCCTTTTTAAGGGCGAGGTACTGACCTCCTGGTAAATGAAGGACCAGCCTGAAGGCATGTCTCATGCTTTTGTTAACTTTGATCTTTTCAGTTGTGAAAGGCAAAACCATTTCTCTTCTAGGATTTTATCCTGCCAAACTGTCGGATGCAAGATTTATTCGTTGTCAAACTTTTGAGACTCAAACAATCTGATGTTCTTTGGCAGTTTCGTGGGCGAGAGCATGCATGATGATAGCAGCATGGTCTTTGCATACTACAAGGAGGGTGCCACTGATCCAACATTTCTGTACTTTGCTTATGGATTGAAGGAGGTCAAGTGCTAAGGATGATGATGCCGCTCGCAAAGGGGATGCTGTAGTTCAGTCAAATAGTACTGCCTTTATCTTTCTGCTAGAAGTCCTATTATGTTACGCTGGGTTAATTGTTCTTTTTTGTCTTTTAATTTAACCAGTTAAGTAAATACTTGTTCGAGCTTTGCTTAAGTGTGTTTTAATGAGTTTGTAATGAGATATTAAGTACTGGGTTATTGAGGAATAAACTGTCGCTGGCAGCCATTGCCACTGGCAAGCACCTGCTGCTGGCCATCATCGCCGCCCGCCACCATTGTTGGCCACCGCTTAGCCATCAAACAATCATCATTTTCACCATCAAACAATAAGTTTTTGgtagtttcaatttttttttaaaaaaaaaaatgaaaactagCTATCATGGTAAATGCTACCTAAAATATATGGAGATATTTAAAAGAAGACTGAAGGAGTTTGGATAAGTTTGCAGTTCTCTTTGCAATGTAAGATCAATACAGGTGCTACGTTTGTTAGATGTTGCTTAAAATCTGGCTTTCCAGAGATGATGGATTTTCATGGTGCAAGGAAAGGGGGTAGGCTTTACTTCAAAATTCAAAGAGGTTGATAAAAAATTATACAATGTGAGTAATAGAAAATGTTATAAGAACTACAAAATTTTTTATAGTTTTATATAAACATTAAATTCCTAGTGAACATCTTCTCTATTCTCAATCTTCTTAAAACTTTcaataaaaagagagaagaatctcTTTATCCACTCATTGTCTGTAtatttttttcgaaaaaaaataataaatcaggCATAGAGgtgtaaatattttttaattctttttcaTGGGGATG
This portion of the Phoenix dactylifera cultivar Barhee BC4 unplaced genomic scaffold, palm_55x_up_171113_PBpolish2nd_filt_p 000427F, whole genome shotgun sequence genome encodes:
- the LOC103723471 gene encoding translationally-controlled tumor protein homolog isoform X2, producing MIVYQDLLTGDELLSDSFPYKEIENGMLWEVEGKWVVKGAVNVDIGANPSAEGGEEDEGLDDQAEKEQPAFDKKQFVTFMKRYIKQLTPKLDAEKQELFKKHIEGATKYLISKLSDLQFFVGESMHDDSSMVFAYYKEGATDPTFLYFAYGLKEVKC
- the LOC103723471 gene encoding translationally-controlled tumor protein homolog isoform X1 yields the protein MIVYQDLLTGDELLSDSFPYKEIENGMLWEVEGKWVVKGAVNVDIGANPSAEGGEEDEGLDDQAEKVVDIVDTFRLQEQPAFDKKQFVTFMKRYIKQLTPKLDAEKQELFKKHIEGATKYLISKLSDLQFFVGESMHDDSSMVFAYYKEGATDPTFLYFAYGLKEVKC